A stretch of DNA from Rhizobacter sp.:
TCGGCCTCGTGGTCCACGCCGGCCTGCGACTGCGAGACGCAGAAGTTGACGACACGGTCGCGGTCGTCGGGGTGCATTCGCGAGGCCCAATCCTCCACGCTCACCCAGCTCGACGGTGCCCAGCCGAGCAGCGGCTCGATCTGCGGGCCGATGTAGGCGAAGGTCATGGTCGCCCAATCGATCTTCCACGGGATGGCACGGGTGGATTCGAGCAAGGTCCGGTAGACGGCGCTATCGGGTTCGCTGGGATGCATGGTCAAAGCCCCGGAGGTACGACGACGCAAGCATAGCGGCCCTCCCTCGCTGAACACGCGTGCGTTTAGCGGGCATCTTCCAGGTGTTGCTTGAGCACCTGCAACCCCTGGCGTGCGCGCCGCGTCATCAGACGCCGCGCCAGCGGCAGCAAGATGAAGCGCCGCCAGCCGGTGGTGCGCCGGCTGTACATCCGCCAGCTCAGCTCGCACGCGCCGGGCGCCGTTGGCCGACACACGATCTCCATGCGCGGCAGCACGCTCGCAAGCGTGCCCTCCGTCACGATCCTCTTGCCGGGCTCGACCTCCACCACCCGGATGGAAACAAAGGCCCGCCCCCGCATCGGCTGCACGAACTCTTCGCGGTAGTGCTTTCCGACAGTGTCGAACGGCAAGCCGTCGGGGGTGGTCACACGCAGCACGCGCGGAAACCACGCCGGGAAGTTCTCGAGATTCGCGGCGTAGTCGAATGCGACACGCGGTGGGCAGGCGATGGCCACGGTGGCCTGGGCGAGAAGGTACATGCACGGCTCCTGTGAGAGTGAGCCGAAGGCTAAAGTGTGGACCCTGGTCCACAGTCAAGCCCCATCTTGGAAATCAAGGAACTCGAAGCCCAGACCGGCCTCGGCCGCGACGCGATCCGCTACTACGAGCGCCGGGGCCTGCTGGGCGCCGTGCCGCGCGGCCCCAACAACTATCGCGACTACCCGCCCGCCCTCGTCAAGCAGCTCAAGCTGCTGCGGGCCATGCAAGGGCTGGGCTTCTCACTCGACGAGATCCGCAGCGTGCTCGACGGCATGCGCTCGCAAGGCCTCGACTGCCGGGCCGGCGCAAGGCTGCTGGCGGCCAAACGCGAGGTTGTCGAAACCCAGATCCGCGAGCTGCGCCGTGTCAGCCGCGTGCTGCGGGCGGAGCAGGGGCGGCTGGAGGAGCGGGCGCGCAAGCATGGGCGGGGGTAGCGCGAATTTGCCCCTTCGTCATTCGACGCTTGCCGACTCGGGTTCCGAGTGCCGGTCAGGCTCCGTGGTGCGGAGGATTTCATTCAGCACCGACGTGGCGTAGTTCCCGGCGGGCAACGAGAACGTGAGCACCAGTTGATCCGCCTGCGGCCATTCCCATGTCAGGTCCGCCGGGCTCGCCACCAGGGCGCGGCGCTCTTGATCCAGGCCGGCGTGTTCCATGCCGTCGCACAAGGTGGCGTGACGTTCGGCCACGCTGTTTTCCAGGGCCTGCGCTTGGTCGGTGGTGGACACGCGGCCCCGCCCCCAGAGCGGCCCGGTGGGCCGGCCCGCATCGTCCAGCACGTCGCCGGGCAGGGTCTTGCCCCACAGGCCCTGCTGAATGCGCAGTGCCAGCACTTCATTGAAGACGAAGGAACGCACCGCCGAGAGGTAGAGGCCCTTCTTCTTCGGGTTGCGCACGCGGATCTCGCGCGCCAGCATGGCCCGGCCCTGTTCGACGTTGCCACCGTCGAAGCCGAAACGCTGAGCGCCGAAGTAGTTGGGCACGCCCTGTGACGCAATGGCCTGGAGATTGGCCTCGATCGCCTTCATGGCGCCAGGGTTCCCGGTCACCTCACGCAGCACGATGCGGAATCGGTTGCCCTGCAGGTCACCGGGGCGCAGCTTCTTCACATGGCGGCTCTGGCTCAGCACCTTGAACTCAGGATGCTGAAGCTGGGTCAGGTCAGGCGTCTCGCCCTTCGGCAGATAGAGGCTGAACCACTGGCGGGTGATGGCGTAGCGGTCCTTGAGGCCGGCATAGCCCACGTCCCGTTCCTGCACGCCGGCGGCCTCGGCCAAGCGTTGGGCGACGAAGGCGGTGTTGGCACCGTTCTTCTCGACGTCCAGCCAGAGGTGTTCACCCTCACCGGAGGGCAGCTGCAGCGGCAGCTCGGTCACGATGAAATCCTCGTTGAGGCGTTTCAGGGTGGCGCTGGCGCCGCTCGCCGGATAAGCGTTGGGCCACTGTGGCAAGGTGGTGTCGTGAGCGTCGGTCATGAGTGGTCGTGATTTTCTCCCGCTCAAGACTTCGGCCTGAACCGGTCTTTTGCCCCAGCTTCGCCCAGAACGGAAGACCCCACGCCAGCAGCCTTCCGCCTGCCTTGCTAGAGTGTTGGCACCCGCGCGATGCGGGCATCTCTTGAACGGAGAAACCCCATGTTGACACCCGCCCTTCACGGCGGGCGAGACGCAAGGCAACTCCAGCCTTCCGTTCCCCGCTGTCATCTCCTCGGTGCCGAGCTGCCGCTCGATCGCATCGACATCCTGCGCCGTCGTTTCGCCCGGCGCCTGTGCTTCAGCGTTCCCGATCGTTAGGGTCGTTTCGACTCCAGACGCCTTCGCGTCGCCACCCGCCGCAACACCGCTGCCATCGGCCACCTGCCGAGGCCGCTGCGTTCGCGCGATGTTTTCACGATCCAACGAAGCACGACCATGAACTCACTTCTGAACACCCCGCACACCACCGCGCCCGCCACCGAGCGCACCCTCGTCTCGAACCTCGCCTTCGGCGCCTGCAGCGCGTTGATGCCCTACGTGCTCGCCACGCTTTTGCTGGTCGCGTTTGGGTGACGGGTGCTCGCTGAGCTAAGGCGAGATCCAAAGCAAGGGGAGCACCCCTTGCGCCCAAGACTCCGGTGTGCCGAACGGCTCACCACTCATCTCCGCCTTGAGCTTCGCGGCCCGCGTTTCGGCCGCCGCCACAGCTGCATCCTGCTTGAGCGCACGATGCAGCAGCGCAAGGCGCTCCTGGCATTCGGCAGCGCGCGCAAGTACGCCGTTGCCGGGGCTGCCCCACTTCTTGGCCGACACGACCAACTCGGCTTCTATGAGCTTCATCGCTTCCCGATGAAGGCTCACAGCTTTCTTGAGTTCCCCGCGCGCGGCCTGCAGCGCGCCGAGGCTCTGAAGCGTCCAGGGACTGCCATCGAACCTCACGCCGAAACTCGTGGCAGACGGGGTGGACCAAAGGCCCATCACGCGCTCGAGGATCTTCTCTGCGTCGTCGGTTCGCCGTTGCACGTGGTACGCGCGCGCCAGCGCTTGCAACGGGAGTGTCAAGTTGACATGCGCCCTGCCGAACTCCCGTTCGCCGATGGCGAGCAGCCGCAAGTACGCTTCTTCCGCGGGCGCGAATTGCGATTGCGCCACGTGGTTTCCCGCCAGGTACATCAACGCATCCCGAAGCTCCCAGCTCTCCTTGCCGAACCGATGCTCGTCGACATTCAATGCCCGCACGAAATACGGGTGTGCCGAAGCGTAGCGCTTCTGATCGGCATGGATGCGGCCCAGGTGCGTCAGCACGATCGCCAGCGGTTCGCTTGGCGGCGCATTCTCACCCCCGATGTCGTCCAACAGCGTCTTGGCGCTGGCAAGCGCCTCGTCATAGCGCGCTTGCTCGCGCGCCTTCGTTGAGTTCATCAACTGTCGAAGCCATTCGTCGGTCTGGGCGGCTGCGGTGAAGGCCACGAAGGCAAGCGCGAACGCGGCGAAGCGTCGAAGAAAAGTCATATAGCCGGCCGGGAAAGTCATGCTGCGTTCGCCACCAAGATGAATGCACACCATTGTCCGACTCTGCCCACCTGGATCTCCTTGGCGCCATGAAGAATCTTGCGACCTGCAGTGTCACCGAGCGCGCGCTGACCACCGCGCAGCATGCAACGAGTCGATCAGGCGGCGACCTTGCGTTCCTTGAACGGCGCCTGGTAGAGCCACAGCCGGCGCCCATCGGCGCACTCGTGCACCGCGGTCGGCTGCAGGTCGGTGGCCTCGAACTCGAGGCTTGCCATCCACGCACCGCAGCGCAGCTCGCGCATCGCCTTGCGCACCGCGCGCGGCATGCTCTCTGGGCGCTGGAAGAGGTAGACCATCGCGTAGGGCGTCCAGTCGGCTTTCCAGATGTCGGCGCGCTTCACGCGGGCGGGCACGTGCAGCCACTTGCAGCGCAGGGCGCAGGCCAGGCGCAGGGCCCAGCTCCACTCCAGGCCTTCGAGCCGCGCTTGCGGAAACTGGGTGTGCAGCTCGCGCAGCGCATCGCCCATGCCGCAACCGGCATCGACCACGCGCGGGCTCTCACCGTCGAGCCACACGGTGCGCGAGAGGCCTTGCAGCGCGCCGCTGGGCGTGGGGAACATCGGCGCATCACGCCAGGTGTGCAGGGGGTACAGCGCGAAGAGCGCGAGCAGCGGCAGCAGCCAACCCCAGGCGGGAATGCCGCCGGCCATGCCGGAGGCCAGCACCGAGAGCGGGAAGCCGACGGCGATGAAGACACGCCGCCAGCGGCGCACGCTCAGCAGGCTGAGCACGGCGCCTGCGGCGGTGGCGAGCAGCAGCGCGGCCCAGTCACGCGCGTCGAGCGCGCGCAGGCCGAGGAAGAGGGCCCAGCACAGCGCCCAGACGAGCAGTGCGGGCAGCGGCCACATTTAGAAGTTGAACGCGAGGCGCAGGCCGCCCCAGTGCTTGCCGTTGACCGTGATCGGCGCGGCGCACTCTTTCAGCAGCACGAACTTGCCACCGCCCATGTCGCGGCGATACGTCTGCAGCAGGAACGGGCGCTGGTTGCGCGCCGACGCCAGGCCGGTGCGGTCGTTGAAGATGCGGCGGTAGCGGCTGTTGGCGGTGTCCCACACGAGGTCGCCGCGCTGCGGGTTGCAGTAGACCTTGTTGTGCGTGGCCACGTAGCCGTTGCGGTCGACCGAGATGCAGAAGACGATCTTCTTGTCGGCCTGCAGCACACGCTCCTGCACCTGCGGAAACAGGCGGTCGGCGAGCGCGATGAAGCGCGTGGTGTGCTGCGGCGGGTTGGTGCCCGCGATGGGCTGGTACTGCTCGTCGAAGAGCTCGGCCTCGCCGATGGTGCCGGTGCGCAACGCATCTTCGAGCAGCTTCGAGATCTGGCCGGCGGCTTCTTTCGCCAGCGCGATGAAGGGTGTGTCTTCGGTCTCGATGCCGCACTCGGCCACGACCTCGATCATGTGCTCCGACACCTTGAGGAAAGACTCGCTGCGCACGAGCGTGGCCTGCAAGGCAGTGCCGGTCTTGCGCATCTCGCCTTCGATCTCGGCCATCTGTGCATTGAGCCCGGTGCACACCTCGCGGCTGTGCTGGGCGGCGGTGGTGATGCTGCCCACGCCCGACTCCAGATCGGCCAGCGCACGCTGGAAGGCACCCTGCTCGGCCGCGCTGGCACTGGCCTGCGAGCGGATCTCGCGCGCGAGCGCGTCGATGCGCGAGTCGAGCTCGCCCACCGTGCTCATGATGGCCTTGGAAGAACTTTCCACCTTGCCCGCCAGCTCGCGCACCGCGTCGGCCACCACGCCGAAGCCGCGGCCCGCATCGCCGGCACGCTTGGCCTCGACCGACGCGTTGAACGCCACGAGCCGCGTCTGCAAGGCGATCTGCGTGATCTCGCCGACCGCATCGGCCACCTGGCGCAGGGTGTCGACGATGCCGACCACCTCTTCGCCCACGCCTTCCACGGCCTGGCGCGCACGCGCCATCGCATCGCGGCTGCCGGCGGCCACGCCGCCGATCTCTTCCTGCGCCTGGGTGACGCTTCTCACCTGCTCGGCCAGGGCCGCCACGGCCTTGGCCTGGCGCTCGGCGCCCTTGGTGGTGTCGTCGAGCTGGCCGCGCACTTCGGCCGCCTCGCGGCCCATGTTCGACGCCTGCCTGCTGATCGAATGCACCGCAGCCCGCAGGTCGGCGGCGCTCGGGGCGTCGACGACGGCGGGCTCGGTGGCGCGCTCGGTGGCGGCTTGCGCCACGGGCTTGTCGGCGCGGGCCGACCTGAACACCTGGAACATCTACACCCCGCTCACCACTCGCGCAGCTTCACGCGCAGCCGGGCGATCGACTGGCTGTGCAACTGACACACACGCGATTCGGTGACCTTCAGCACCGCCGCGATTTCCTTGAGGTTCATGTCGTGCTCGTAGTACATGCTCATCACGTACTGCTCGCGCTCGGGCAGGTTCTTGATGCCTTCGACCAGGGCTTCGCGCATGCGCTGGTCTTGCAGCTGGGCGAGCGGGTTGAAGCTCTCGTCGGCCACGTGGCGGTCGAGGTAGTCGTTGTCGCCGTCGTCGCCCGACATGTCTTCCAGGTACACGAGCTGGGTGCCGCGCACCTTGCCGAGCAGCTCCTGGTATTCGGTGAGCGTGACACCCATCTCGCGGGCGATCTCACTTTCGGCGGGCGCGCGGCCGAGCTTCTGCTCGAGCTTGTGCACCGCGCTCTCGATGCTGCGCTGCTGCTTGCGCACGCCGCGCGAGAGGTAGTCGTTGCCGCGCAGCTCGTCGAGCATGGCGCCGCGGATGCGCTGGGTGGCGAAGGTTTCGAACTGCACGCCCTGCGCCGCGTCGAAGCGGCTGAGTGCGTCGGTGAGCCCGATCATGCCGACCTGGATCAGGTCGTCGAGCTCGACGTTGGCCGGCAGCTTGGCGATCATCTGGTGGGCCAGGCGGCGCACCAGCGGGCTGTACTGCTTGAGCATCGAGTTGACGTCGAGTTGGCCTTTGGCGGTGTACATGTTTCTCGGCTCCGAGCGGTCAATTCAGGACGTATTGCGCGTTCTCTTGCGAGTTCAACGCGGTATGCAGGCCACGCGCGCCGACGTGGGCGCCGGGCGCCTGCATCAGCACATCGCGGGCCCAGCGGCGCAGCGCGCTGGTGGGCGCTTCGCGGGCATCTGAGGCGGGGTCGATCTGCAGCCAGTCGCGCAGCACGGCCCCGAGGAAATCATCGGCACAGGTCGCCAGCTGGATCGCGATGCGCTCGGCGCGCGGCGAGCTGGGCGAGGCGCACAGCAGCAGGTCGAACACCACCAGGCCGGCGCGCTGGTTGAGCAGCTTCATCGCGGCGTAGGCGTGGGTCACGGCGGAGGGCCGGTCGTCGGCCAGCAGCAGCGGGCGGGCTTCGCTGCGGGCGAACATGCGGCACAGGTCGGCTTCGGTCGCGTGCACCAGCACCACGTCGGCGTGGGGCGCGGCGTCGGCCACGGCATGCAGGAAGCTCGCGGTGGAGCCGGTCGCATCCACATAGCGCACCGGCAGGCCGCGCGCGGCGAGGTAGGAAACTTGCGCCGACAGCGTCTCCACGCATTCGGCGAGGTCGAGCAGGGCGAGCTCTTTCGGGGCCGGGGCACGATCAGAGGCGTCGATCACCATCACATGCGCACCGTGCTCGGCGAAGGCGGTGCACAGCCGCTCGAGCATCACGCCGCCGAAGGCGACGTGCGGGTTGGCCACCACCGGCACGAAGCGCACGCGGGCATGCGCAAACATCTGCCGCAGGCCGGCGGCCTGGTCGGTGGGGAACGAAGAATCGTAGGCGTCGTACATGTGAGGTCGAGGCGCTCTGGTAATCGGTCAGGTCAGGCGTGCAGCGAAGACGAACGCGGGCGCTGCGCTTGCTGGCGCGCCGTGAAGATCAGGTTCACGTCGGCCGCTTCCACGCGGTAGGCGGGGTTCACGTTGGCGCGCAGCGCGCGGTGCACGAGCGCATGGGCCGACAGGCGGTGCCAGTCTTCGGGCACACGCTGGCCGTTGGCCACGCCCACCACCTTGAGCTTGTGGCGGATCAGCGCGTCGAGCGCGGGGGCGAGCTTCACGGCTTCGTCCATCTTCGACAGGATCAGCCCGCGGCAGGTGGCCGCGTGGTACGAAATCATCACGTCTTCGATCGTCTCGCCTTGTGCGGCGGCGTTGATGACGAGCAGCTTCTGGATCGAGCGGTGCGCCAGCATCTCCAGCAGCTCGCGGGTGCGGGTGTCGCGCTGGGCCATGCCGGCGGTGTCGATCAGCACCATCTTCTTGGAGGCCAGCAGTTCCAGCAGGTCTTCGAGCGAGGCGCGGTCGTGGGCGGTGTGCACCGGCACGCCGAGGATGCGGCCGTAGGCGCGCAGCTGTTCGTGGGCACCGACACGATACGCGTCGAGCGTGATCAGGCCGAGGTTGTTGGCGCCATGCTTCGAAGCGAAGGCGGCGGCGATCTTGGCGGCACTCGTCGTCTTGCCGACGCCGGTGGAGCCGATCAGGGCAAACACGCCGCCCTGGTCTTCCAGCGCGTGCTCGGCTTCGCCGGTGATGAGGTTGCGCTCCAGCACGTTGGCGGCCCAGGCGGTCTCGTCGGCCACATCGGTGGGCAGGCTCTCGACGAGCTTGCGGGTGAGCGCGGGCGAGAAGCCGCAATCGAGCAGCTTCTGGATCAGCTGGGCCTGCGCCGGGTGGCGCTGCATCTTCTCCATGAAGGCGAGCGCGCCGAAGCGGTCTTCGATCAGGCCCTTCATCGAGCGCAGCTCGTTCATCATGTCCTGCTGCTCGCGGCGCGCGGCGGCCAGGTTGACGGCGCTTTGCGTGTCGGCCAGCGAGGGCACGGCCACGGGCTGCTGCATCACCGGCTGGGGCATGGCTTGCGGCTGTTGCGCGGCGCGCACTTCTTCACGCAGCACCGGCGGCTCGCGCATCTGGCTGCGCGGCTGGGCGGGTGGCGTCACGATGGCGAGGTTGGGGGCGGCCTTGGGCGGCTGCGGCACGCTGCTGCGGGCGGCCAGGCGCTGCTCGAGCGCGC
This window harbors:
- a CDS encoding chemotaxis protein; its protein translation is MFQVFRSARADKPVAQAATERATEPAVVDAPSAADLRAAVHSISRQASNMGREAAEVRGQLDDTTKGAERQAKAVAALAEQVRSVTQAQEEIGGVAAGSRDAMARARQAVEGVGEEVVGIVDTLRQVADAVGEITQIALQTRLVAFNASVEAKRAGDAGRGFGVVADAVRELAGKVESSSKAIMSTVGELDSRIDALAREIRSQASASAAEQGAFQRALADLESGVGSITTAAQHSREVCTGLNAQMAEIEGEMRKTGTALQATLVRSESFLKVSEHMIEVVAECGIETEDTPFIALAKEAAGQISKLLEDALRTGTIGEAELFDEQYQPIAGTNPPQHTTRFIALADRLFPQVQERVLQADKKIVFCISVDRNGYVATHNKVYCNPQRGDLVWDTANSRYRRIFNDRTGLASARNQRPFLLQTYRRDMGGGKFVLLKECAAPITVNGKHWGGLRLAFNF
- a CDS encoding tRNA pseudouridine(13) synthase TruD, which produces MTDAHDTTLPQWPNAYPASGASATLKRLNEDFIVTELPLQLPSGEGEHLWLDVEKNGANTAFVAQRLAEAAGVQERDVGYAGLKDRYAITRQWFSLYLPKGETPDLTQLQHPEFKVLSQSRHVKKLRPGDLQGNRFRIVLREVTGNPGAMKAIEANLQAIASQGVPNYFGAQRFGFDGGNVEQGRAMLAREIRVRNPKKKGLYLSAVRSFVFNEVLALRIQQGLWGKTLPGDVLDDAGRPTGPLWGRGRVSTTDQAQALENSVAERHATLCDGMEHAGLDQERRALVASPADLTWEWPQADQLVLTFSLPAGNYATSVLNEILRTTEPDRHSEPESASVE
- the flhF gene encoding flagellar biosynthesis protein FlhF, which translates into the protein MNVKRFTARTSRDALTLVRQAFGEDAVVLSTKPCPEGVEVLAMAPESVQQIERLSATSVAARTAAPQQPARPAAKPTPKAAPAQAAAPRQQAPVINDDVQDDVARLSMSTLSFQDYVRERMLKRRQAAMNAQGRGQEPGFEDSRQDFADSRQGFMDSRQDIEPDLPSALEQRLAARSSVPQPPKAAPNLAIVTPPAQPRSQMREPPVLREEVRAAQQPQAMPQPVMQQPVAVPSLADTQSAVNLAAARREQQDMMNELRSMKGLIEDRFGALAFMEKMQRHPAQAQLIQKLLDCGFSPALTRKLVESLPTDVADETAWAANVLERNLITGEAEHALEDQGGVFALIGSTGVGKTTSAAKIAAAFASKHGANNLGLITLDAYRVGAHEQLRAYGRILGVPVHTAHDRASLEDLLELLASKKMVLIDTAGMAQRDTRTRELLEMLAHRSIQKLLVINAAAQGETIEDVMISYHAATCRGLILSKMDEAVKLAPALDALIRHKLKVVGVANGQRVPEDWHRLSAHALVHRALRANVNPAYRVEAADVNLIFTARQQAQRPRSSSLHA
- a CDS encoding flagellar biosynthesis protein, with product MYDAYDSSFPTDQAAGLRQMFAHARVRFVPVVANPHVAFGGVMLERLCTAFAEHGAHVMVIDASDRAPAPKELALLDLAECVETLSAQVSYLAARGLPVRYVDATGSTASFLHAVADAAPHADVVLVHATEADLCRMFARSEARPLLLADDRPSAVTHAYAAMKLLNQRAGLVVFDLLLCASPSSPRAERIAIQLATCADDFLGAVLRDWLQIDPASDAREAPTSALRRWARDVLMQAPGAHVGARGLHTALNSQENAQYVLN
- a CDS encoding MerR family transcriptional regulator, whose translation is MEIKELEAQTGLGRDAIRYYERRGLLGAVPRGPNNYRDYPPALVKQLKLLRAMQGLGFSLDEIRSVLDGMRSQGLDCRAGARLLAAKREVVETQIRELRRVSRVLRAEQGRLEERARKHGRG
- a CDS encoding tetratricopeptide repeat protein, translated to MTFPAGYMTFLRRFAAFALAFVAFTAAAQTDEWLRQLMNSTKAREQARYDEALASAKTLLDDIGGENAPPSEPLAIVLTHLGRIHADQKRYASAHPYFVRALNVDEHRFGKESWELRDALMYLAGNHVAQSQFAPAEEAYLRLLAIGEREFGRAHVNLTLPLQALARAYHVQRRTDDAEKILERVMGLWSTPSATSFGVRFDGSPWTLQSLGALQAARGELKKAVSLHREAMKLIEAELVVSAKKWGSPGNGVLARAAECQERLALLHRALKQDAAVAAAETRAAKLKAEMSGEPFGTPESWAQGVLPLLWISP
- a CDS encoding RNA polymerase sigma factor FliA — its product is MYTAKGQLDVNSMLKQYSPLVRRLAHQMIAKLPANVELDDLIQVGMIGLTDALSRFDAAQGVQFETFATQRIRGAMLDELRGNDYLSRGVRKQQRSIESAVHKLEQKLGRAPAESEIAREMGVTLTEYQELLGKVRGTQLVYLEDMSGDDGDNDYLDRHVADESFNPLAQLQDQRMREALVEGIKNLPEREQYVMSMYYEHDMNLKEIAAVLKVTESRVCQLHSQSIARLRVKLREW
- a CDS encoding class I SAM-dependent methyltransferase — its product is MWPLPALLVWALCWALFLGLRALDARDWAALLLATAAGAVLSLLSVRRWRRVFIAVGFPLSVLASGMAGGIPAWGWLLPLLALFALYPLHTWRDAPMFPTPSGALQGLSRTVWLDGESPRVVDAGCGMGDALRELHTQFPQARLEGLEWSWALRLACALRCKWLHVPARVKRADIWKADWTPYAMVYLFQRPESMPRAVRKAMRELRCGAWMASLEFEATDLQPTAVHECADGRRLWLYQAPFKERKVAA
- a CDS encoding SRPBCC family protein, with protein sequence MYLLAQATVAIACPPRVAFDYAANLENFPAWFPRVLRVTTPDGLPFDTVGKHYREEFVQPMRGRAFVSIRVVEVEPGKRIVTEGTLASVLPRMEIVCRPTAPGACELSWRMYSRRTTGWRRFILLPLARRLMTRRARQGLQVLKQHLEDAR